TCATCGTCGGCGGAGAAACTGAAGAGGAGCACGACCTCAATCTACGGGGTGTCCTGAAGCGAATCCAAGATTTCGGATTCACGATTCGTGTTGACAAGTGTTCGTTTCGCAAGCAACAAATCCGATACTTGGGGCACATCGTCGACAGTCGCGGGTTGCGACCAGATCCGGCGAAAATCGAGGCGATCACCAAGCTGCCGCCTCCAGCCGATGTATCCGGTGTGCGATCGTTTTTGGGAGCCATCAACTACTACGGCAAGTTCGTCCCCAACATGCGCATGCTACGCTACCCGCTCGACAATCTCCTCAAGGTGGAGACGAAGTTCAGCTGGAGTCcggagtgccagaaagcgttcgACCGGTTCAAGCAGATTCTCTCGTCGGATCATCTCCTCACACACTACGATCCGAAGCGGGAAATCATCGTTTCTGCTGACGCTTCATCCGTTGGACTTGGGGCTACCATTAGCCATAGGTTCCCAGATGGAACCATCAAGGTGGTCCAACATGCATCCAGGGCGCTCACGAAGGCAGAACAGGGCTACAGTCAGCCCGATCGCGAAGGTCTGGCCATCATCTTCGCCGTCACGAAGTTCCACAAAATGCTCTTCGGACGGCACTTCCGTTTGCAAACCGATCATCGCCCGCTGCTTCGTATCTTCGGCTCTAAGAAGGGAATTCCAGTGTACACTGCGAACCGCCTGCAACGCTTCGCCCTCAACTTGCTGCTCTACGACTTTGAGATCGAGTACGTGTCCACTGAGAAGTTCGGCAACGCAGACCTGCTCTCCCGGTTGATCGACCAGCACATCAAGCCTGAAGAGGACTACGTCATCGCGAGTCTCAATCTGGAAGAGGATATTAGGTCAGTAGTAATCAATACGGTTAAAGTGTTGCCTCTCAATTTCAGAGTCGTTGCGCAAAGCACCCAAGCAGATCCGCTGCTCCGTCAAGTCCACCGCTACGTTCAGAACGGCTGGCCCCAGTCAACACTCGATGGGTCAGAACTTCGCCGGTTCCAATCAAGGCAGGAATCGCTCTCTGTGGTGGATGGGTGTATTTTGTTTGCCGAACGACTCGTCATTCCGTCGCTGCATCGGAAACGGTGCCTCGAACAGCTGCACCGTGGCCATCCGGGCATGCAGCGAATGAAAGCCATCGCTAGGAGCTACGTGTACTGGCCTACGTTGGATGCCGACATCGTCAGCTTCGTCAAGGCATGCCAGCAGTGTGCGTATGTAGCTCGATCACCTCCTCACTCTCCACCGGTGCCGTGGCCCAAATCGACCGCTCCGTGGCAACGCGTCCACGTCGACTTCGCCGGTCCAATCGAAGGCGACTACTACCTGCTCGCTATCGATTCGTTCTCTAAGTGGCCCGAGATCATCCGAACGACCCGCATCACCTCTGCTGCGACCATCAGCATCTTGCGTGGGTTGTTCGCGCGGCTGGGTATGCCCGTAACCTTGGTCAGTGACAACGGTACCCAGTTTACCAGCGCCGAATTCGCCGATTTCTGCGCTTCCAATGGCATCGAGCACCTTACGACAGCACCGTTTCATCCACAATCAAATGGCCAGGCGGAACGATTTGTGGATACCTTCAAGCGAGCCGTCAAGAAAATTCGAGAGGGGAGAGGATCCATTGAAGAAGCACTGGATGTCTTCTTGCTGACGTACCGAAGCACGCCCAGTCGTGCTCTGCCGGATCAGAAGTCGCCATCTGAGATCATGTTTGGTCGCAAAATCCGAACGTGTCTCGAGCTTCTGCGTCCACCACCGGTACGTGTCCCAGTACCAACCGACGATGACCGCAAGCAACCGAGGTCCTTCAACCGAAACGAGACCGTGTACGCCAAACTATATGGTCGTACCGGTTGGAAGTGGGCTCCTGGTGTCGTCGTCGAGAAGATCGGAGACGTTATGTACAACGTGTGGGTCGAAGATCGCCGAATGCTACGCTCGCATATCAACCAACTTCGGAGTCGCCTTGCTGCTGGCGCGATACCGAAGCAACCCACTGTACATGCCACCTTAAACCAACATTCGCTGCCGCTGGACATTTTGCTGGATGCCTGGGATCTCCCAAGCCAATCACCAGGTCCATCTTCACCAGAGCCTGTCTCCAGTGCTGAGAGAACCATGGTAGATTCCGGGCCGACTCTTGCAACGTCTACGCTACGTCATGAGGTCTCGGCGTTCGTCCCGTCATCAGCATCGtcatcatcaacaacaacaacgccaACATCGACAGAGTTCGAGTCCGCTGTCGAAGTAGAACTAGCTGTAGACATCCCTAGGCGCTCTTCACGACTACGAAGACCGCCAGTAAGGTTTGATCCGTACCACCTCTATTAAGAGGGGAGATGTTGTGGACAACCCTATTTTGCCGCGCTCGGATACGTTATTCATCCGACGCAGCTCAGACCGCAGGGCTCGCGTGCGACAGCATGACTGTCACTGAGCGATGCTGGAGATGCGCATATATGTGTTTTTAATGTGGTTGTcacttgttgttgtttacattgttaTTGTTGTGGAGAGTCATTGTTTATCGTCCATAGTGAAATGTATCGTTTAGTCATGTCGTgaataaagtttgtttttatttattgtaccgTGCGCGTTTCATTAACCCTGTCGTGATATTGTCCCAGTGCAAGTCCAGGGTCCCGCGGTACAAACCTATCTATCAAAGAACCAATTCTCTACGGACTTTTGGCACACAAACACGCTAAATGGAAGGAACACAACCCCAGTGGACAGTATAATCCTCAGCGATCTGGCAGACAGTTCGAACACGCTCGGGGATTTCATTCGTCGACAGGGAGCGGATACCACTTCGGCCAGCAACTTAATGGTCTCGGTGAGTCGGCCCAATAATCCTCTCACACGGAACTTCACCATCGATTATCTTTCCGTCGCCCTACGTTATCCCAAAGGTGAGTCAACAGGCCCTGACAGTACTGGCTATAAGATGCTGAAACAGTTATCCCTGCTCGGACAGAACGTCATTCTCAGCATCTTTAACGATCTGTGGAGCACACACGACTTCCCCGAATCCGCAAACATCGCAACCCCACATTCGACGCCACTGCTCATACCTAATGTCAGCCGAAGCTGCAAACAATGTGAAAGATTACTGCCCAATTTCGTTGGCCTCGTGCTCATTCAAAATAATGGAACCTTTCTGTCCGAAAACAGAAAATCGAACTATCGCAGTTCGCCTTCCGACCGAGTATGGGCACTAACAACTACTTCGCGACCCCTAgagacgtgatagccgaagAAAACAGAAATCGTCAGCACTAGCTAACTCTAGCTCTGGACTTAGAAAAGGTACACATGGCTTCGTTAATGTTGAAAACTCTGGGAGTTTGGGCGCTGGCGGTAAACTACTTAATTTCATCAAGAACTTCGCCGCACGCCAaacctttgaggtcaaaattggtaacatcagcCCCCGAGTTTTCCACGAAAAGAAATGAGTAACCCAAGGTTCTGTTACTCTCTTTCTCGTCGCCATGGATCTGTAACAGGTCTTCGTGTTCGTCTACGCGGACGACATTCTACTGATGACAGTGGGTAACACCCACATAATTCCACGCATCAGgatacaggcagctaccaatgccatcAGCCGATGCGCTGCCGGAAGAGGATTTAGACTTCCAGTGCAGAAGAGCGGACATATAGTGATATGCAGGACTCCAGGGTCTGACTATACAAAAACTACATCCCTCGCCGAAAAACACTGATGATCCTTGGAGTGTTGGTTGACAACAAACATAGCTTCATCCGTTAAGGAGAATGTCGTATccaaaaattttctttcttcGGAAAACCAACCACTCGAACCAACAATAATCGATAGAATGAATCTAGTTTGCGGCTCACGTATcaaaagcggaccttacacggtcaaatttattgacaatatgatgacatttgagagcataatgacagctgaacatggccgacaacgcagaaatccggattttctgattttcgggcatcaatatcgtgacatttcatgtggatgcatgatgatgacgttttacctcacggacttccagactgagttgccagatttgcaagcggacatttaatgtttgttagtcttttttgcgattgcaattaaaattcataaacttctgaaattgtaggaatcataaatgaaagcttttggtttggaaaactgatacagtaatttacatttaatgcgacatgccgaggaaccactcagtgtcgcattggaggcgatttgacctgtaattggacattgaagatgagagtggtacagcgtcgacgtctggcggcgaatttcaatgtggggccataatttgggcccgaactcgatgtttacaaaaatgtctaactaaacgtgtcgcataaAGGTCTgcccaattagaaaaatgtcgcattaaatgtaaattactgtacctaaaatagcaaaatacagtacttttcgcgatacaaatcgaaacttcaaagtaaactgacaatgtgatggtgagagagtgaatgtcattttttgcgctagcgagcggggtctaagttgtgtgtttcttcacactccgctataaaatttggagaatgagaagatctgggaaaatcacaggtgaaaaaaaatcacgtgttaattgaagttacagtagaatcccgattatccacgaatagtcgggatgatgtttaaacatagaaactatattttatcaatacagaaatagatacagatacaaATAATCGaggtacagatacagatacagataatcagggttctactgtcatagtcttatttatcgaataaaaacatttgcttgcagataatatattttatattttcgcaatctaaaataatctggcatccctgaaactgaaaggatcagtctgtatttgtgaagcgagtattatgatgtgtttttgagaaggaaaaacgtgttttaaagtgtaaattattaatgaaaattaacttttccaaatcaaattagtattctatgtgaatgcaaatcacttttttttctgcaagtggtgagaaaatcccatacaaaaattgtatctgaaactgacgttatataataataataaatttaagaatatctgaaaattcatagaaaataggttaagttagagttaggactacgcgcttcaactaattaaataataccaagtagatattttcattcaaattttaccaattgaaaattgccttttagccttctaatctgatggagaatagtttggatcccaaacacgaatgtcgccactagccatcgcggatattttcgttgtctcgggttgagggcgatattgaccgtgtaaggtggcaaaatattgattgaggttagatcggatgtcgaaagcctagctgtcacgatattgaagacacttattgtcaatcagtttgatcgtgtaaggtgcccaaaaCATGCAAGATACGCTCTCAGTATAACTGCTCTCTCTCGGTTTTCCTTCCAATCGAAGAGAGGGAATACAAAGCTTGTCAGCAGTTGAGTCAAAGCTATGTAACAGATGAATTGATTCAACGAAAATCCAAttgatttaaggtgaaggtggaagctagccattgtagtagtataggtaaaccctcgtgtaaaaatggggtaatagtgtttgtgagagaagagcaaagcacacgtaaatagatcaattcacttatcagactgtgtggcgcttcattgacacgagtctttgaatacatttgaaaaaaaaaacaaataacaattcaatactaaagtaaaatgtatgaacgatatgttccgatgaacaattgcaaatataaatatatatagaaggtgcatttgcatatgattctgattatacgcgagcgtaacatgagcaaatttataacacatgcgaattggggcacttttggtattaacaagttcttccgcatagtaactcgatgttgataattccttaatattttccttcgttggtcgtattgttttcacatattcacgttggaaagccttaacccttctcttcgttggccgaggcatttagattgaatttaatacttttccgtttactggttttgaaagcataggcagccgtggcagtgttccgagctctgcaatacaattttcttacccaatgttaaagttgctaaaacttacattatagacccattaaacgtaaaaataataattgtattgatatcaacacaattttattcttttgattttcatgacatgggacgctatgactccggaataacattttattgagtggtttttatagctgtttcgatgatattgtttggcatcagtgtcgaaaaaataacgatgcttccaccaatacaaacaaaaccattgcagaagattgaaaaacgaaaatttaactttcagagcacttgctcgagttttccgacgttcttcactatacggtgcgaaagcagatgaaaatttaatatcttgtgagtaatcgattagagtttggttgatattacttgatgggaagtgtgcgaaaacgatcattttcttcacactgtttcgcaaaattattgattttcgggtgagtggtgagggagggagatgaaagaaatgagcgccattgtggcagccatttgtggctggcttccaccttcaccttaaaacaTTAGAATTTCCAATGTATTTTATATTCATCCAAAATATATAATTAATGCTATCTCCCACATTACTCCCCTTCTCTATCCTTCCAAATAAATCATAAAGAGAATTGTGTCACTGAAGTTTCAAAACTTTATCATGAACAGCGCTCAAGCTTCGCTTTCTAGTATCTGCCAAGGGTCGTTGAACAAATGCTTTCTAAGAACTCGAACCAATAATATTCTTGGAAATATGTCATAGACTCTTGTGTTCAGATATAAGAAACATCTTTCTATCTAGTAACTGTCAAGACCGTTGTAATAAATTGGCCCACGAATTCCAACGAATTATCTGAGCCATAACATCCGAAAACAGAATCGCTATTAACACACAATTTATGCTTTCGTAACAACCATTATGGTCGACGAAGATGGTTCGTTCCGATCGAACCTGTTATAATCCACGCTCCATGGTCAATCTCTTCGCTGTATTCTCGATCTACAAATCCAACTACTACCCCATTTTCATTAATCAACGTTTTCCCAACAATTTTATTCGTAAATTATCTGTTTTAGACTAAAACCTTCAAATTATATCCACATATTCAGGCAATTAAATATTCAAATCTATTATTGGTATCACATCCACCTTATTTATATACTCCAACTTCCACTAAGAATAGTCCAATTGATCACCAATATATTGGAAAAACTACGCATTATCAACATCCATTGCCAAAAAAGAAAAACGTCTCAATTAAAacagaaaacaatattttccaaAGAAGTCTATTCTTAATACGCTTTCCATGATGTATGTTTTGGCTATTTACCATTTTGAAGGCAAAATAACATTTTCATACTGATTCTTGAAATCATATATTCACGATAATTTGCCATAGGTATCGTTACGTCATTTTTATTCAACAAATACAATGACTGACAAACAAATTCGTTCGAAGAATAGAAGAAATTAGGCTTCGAGTAAAATACATATTAACCGTGTCGCTTTTCCCAGTAGAATCATATTTcaatacattttttatcttttatctctaacaacataaaaacgttCCACAAATTCTGAAATGCTATTTAGAAAAACAAATCATGTGACTTTCGTTATTACCAATCAATATCTAGATTTTTTAGCCACAAAATCAAATTATTCCGTTTCTATGTTCATCAGATACCTGTTTGTCCCATATATGGTAGACATTTCCCTCCACATAATTGTGAGATCAAAAACTATCCCATAAATATTACAGCCAACGAAAATTATATCATCTCATAAAAcgataaaaataatattcattaTCCTACCATCTGCCTCACGTACGCTACATAgtcgacatttctttttttcctctttGCATGACCTAAGCCTAAGCCTATATCTCAAGAATTCTACGCCAACGAAAACACATTCCCCTATGTCTCTCGGGTTGTCACATGaccaatattttatttttctctgTATGGCCGATAAGTGTTAACTTATCCCACGTCTCTCATGGCCAACGAAATCACCTTCCTCCCACGTTTATTTTAGTCTCACGAATAATCATGGCCGAcactcttttttgacgtaggactacgtctttcatttctataccggggtgtaaaatcaaagtttcgaaaacgaaagcgttacgccggacaccgagattttgggcgttaatagcttttaaacaactgaacgaaatggtatgatacacacttcattcgaaagataaaacgtctacgcgttatatacttgttactttttcatccaaaaacttgtttcaatagccttaaaattgctttcaaaacaggctattgaaatcaccaatcggtatataagcgagcgccgctcgtaaacccactcagttacaattgaacagcgattggagcatgttgtcgctgttgtggtgaagctcttcgttaatcatgaaagcgcggatgaacggtgtcaccaagagcctgtttgtgcaccttaggccagaagagaatccatcaggaggagagtgatgccacaaacgattccccgggaagagatcggagcagccgccacacacacacacatacacgcgtggaaCTCTTCGGTtgggtgccattcagcatcgagaatattccggaaagatgcgaccaaatacaattggttttgtgatttttcaataaagtgctattaacaggtggttatcgagttagcattaaccactggtgggcttcgagtatcgaggaaaatctggaaagaactaatcgttgtcgaaaaatactctgccagttcccctgggaattgaaaaatacattgatgcgaaagattttattctaatgttttctatccatacaacactgcaaccaaatacatttggttttgtgatttttcaatcaatcgcaattaacaggaaagcttctgaaaattattcttccccatcagtagaaaattttcgtatccaatattgtatgcgcgccaaacggaaaatgtttcgcatcgtgaaaattatataattttcaatcgattattgctcagttgccgaaagtttcaaactcagagagttcattcccctctagtttgccttccaaattgccatcgtaaaccacaccttctcttgattcaatcacgcacaaaaagcatacttaagcgatattctggtggtgaaacgcattcatttttcatgaagatatcgacaagacaacatcgtaattgaacgagGTGAACGTgcctggacgagctggacggcgagggatcgagggattcgttACCTAGCCTGATCTgtcctgaaagacatgcagtttgtttggaactgtgagggagggcagaaaagccgagccatcagaagaagaagagaaggtgaccaagagagtatcagcaaagatattatcgttgctgaaaaataattgccagttcccctgggaattgaaaaatacattcatgcgaaagagttttttttttaatgttttctaacatataacgcagcgaccaaatacttttggttttgtgatttttcaatcaaatgcaatcagcaggaaagcttctgaacattattcttccccatcagtaggatatgttcgtttccaatattggatgcgcgcgcaacggaaaatttttcacatcgcgaaaaacataattctcaatcgattattgctcagtcgtcgaaagtttcaaactcagagagttcattcgcctctagtttgccttccaaattgccatcgtaaaccacaacttctttcgattcagtcacggacaaaaagcatacttaagcgatattctggtggtgaaacgcaccattctttgtgtgaacaccgactggacaacatcgttgctggacgagctggacggcgagagatcgagtgcctttctcaaggcaatgagggtggaggtgtaatgcaggagttagagtagagttccaagggcctttctcaaggctagagacgaatgaactgaaaagtttaaagtctctataattcaaaaccattctatccatgaaacgcatttatttttcgtgaggacatcgacaagacaacatcgttactgaacgagttgaacgagctgggacgagctggatggcctgacctaacctgaaacgcattcagtttgtttgggactgtgacggagcgcagaaaagtcgatccatcagaagaagacaagacgaccgagagaacaCCAGCAtcaaaaattggttccgcttgagacatcggggcaaccgccacacacacacacatacacgcgcgcaactctttacgtttgctggttatcgagaagaatccggaaagaagtgatcgttgctgcaaaataatctgccagttccccttggaattgaaaattacattcaagcgaaagagtttattttaacgttttctgcgatactgcaaccaaatacatttggttttatgatttttcaattgagtgcaattaacaggtagttatcaagttagcattacccactggtggtggacttcggcaAGAATCCGGTAAGATaccgctgctgcaaaataatttgccagttccccttggcattgaaaataacatgcaagcgaaagagttcattttaatgttttctaaccatataacactgcgaccaaatacatttggttctgtgatttttcaatcaagtgtagttagcagcgaagcttctgaagattattcttccccatcagtaggatattttcgtatccaatattggatgcataaaaccttgtaccttcaacgtaacgctctcgttttcgaagtcccccaaatattcatttattcattcattcagaatggattcagattcaacaacactaaatcaacgatagtcctacgtcaccattgcggttataccatggatataacccactccctgttttttgacgtaggactacgtctaaccggaagatatagggggtgaaatggaaatctaggcactgaacaagtaggaaaaaatgcaagatttggaacgcttataactcgagcatttctcaatagatcgcaaaggtttttgcatcaattgataggaaatatatctacgcatctatcataacgaataacatttcatttttcttgagataaataattgaataattgtgaaatatcaagcattgtccaaatgcactatgtgcccatttttgattggt
The Toxorhynchites rutilus septentrionalis strain SRP chromosome 2, ASM2978413v1, whole genome shotgun sequence genome window above contains:
- the LOC129771163 gene encoding uncharacterized protein K02A2.6-like; the encoded protein is MASNDDGQNSVDPTGVINNQRQQNQPIIPVPAVHYQQQFIPVSAAQQQQYAPFPPHQPQAQVGSDVFVQILQMMQQQHREMMTQLIQQQQQSDEKHERFLRTIASSINVQVPPNPEQILDSLAGNIKEFRFEADSNVTFAAWYSRYDDLFEKDAARLDGEAKVRLLLRKLGASEHERYVSYILPKLPKNFSFLETVAKLKSLFGAKESVISRRYRCLQIAKNPAEDHVAFACRVNKACVEFELGKLSEEQFKCLVYVCGLKSENDVEIRTRLLTKIEERNDVTLEQLSEECQRLYNLKHDSAMIESPSTYDQVQAIRKFGGKRYEKRDRESPKHPSSDTDRKPNSPCWFCGGFHYVRDCRYKSHKCSECGQFGHREGYCASAKPRKTGRRRRKQPVSAKVVVVDVCSVQQRRRYVSVGFSGTKIRLQLDTASDITVISREIWRSIGSPALSSATVKAKTASGSILSLDGEFECDVTIGSSTRRELIRVTEKQLQLLGSDLVDSFNLWAVPMDTFCCHVSGTPVSTGALKSSFPEVFSEKLGLCTRTKVKLELKENVRPVFCPKRPVAYAMYDTVDRELDRLEKLDIITPVDYSEWAAPIVVVRKSNGSIRICGDYSTGLNAALQSQQYPLPLPDDIFAKLAKCKIFSQIDLSDAFLQVEVDEQYRSLLTINTHRGLYLYNRLPPGLKIAPGAFQQLIDTMLAGLKGTSGYLDDVIVGGETEEEHDLNLRGVLKRIQDFGFTIRVDKCSFRKQQIRYLGHIVDSRGLRPDPAKIEAITKLPPPADVSGVRSFLGAINYYGKFVPNMRMLRYPLDNLLKVETKFSWSPECQKAFDRFKQILSSDHLLTHYDPKREIIVSADASSVGLGATISHRFPDGTIKVVQHASRALTKAEQGYSQPDREGLAIIFAVTKFHKMLFGRHFRLQTDHRPLLRIFGSKKGIPVYTANRLQRFALNLLLYDFEIEYVSTEKFGNADLLSRLIDQHIKPEEDYVIASLNLEEDIRSVVINTVKVLPLNFRVVAQSTQADPLLRQVHRYVQNGWPQSTLDGSELRRFQSRQESLSVVDGCILFAERLVIPSLHRKRCLEQLHRGHPGMQRMKAIARSYVYWPTLDADIVSFVKACQQCAYVARSPPHSPPVPWPKSTAPWQRVHVDFAGPIEGDYYLLAIDSFSKWPEIIRTTRITSAATISILRGLFARLGMPVTLVSDNGTQFTSAEFADFCASNGIEHLTTAPFHPQSNGQAERFVDTFKRAVKKIREGRGSIEEALDVFLLTYRSTPSRALPDQKSPSEIMFGRKIRTCLELLRPPPVRVPVPTDDDRKQPRSFNRNETVYAKLYGRTGWKWAPGVVVEKIGDVMYNVWVEDRRMLRSHINQLRSRLAAGAIPKQPTVHATLNQHSLPLDILLDAWDLPSQSPGPSSPEPVSSAERTMVDSGPTLATSTLRHEVSAFVPSSASSSSTTTTPTSTEFESAVEVELAVDIPRRSSRLRRPPVRFDPYHLY